The Leucothrix mucor DSM 2157 DNA window TCCACTCCAGTAAATCACGTAGTCGGCCAACCGGCTGCAGCACTACCGGCACAATATCTTCAATGGCCATCGCGCCTTCCTGATCGCTCAGCATGGAAAGCACACGCCATTCCTCAGCGGTGATGCCATGCTCCTGCATGAACTTAGGATACAGCTGTGAGCCATAACGAGTGTGTACTTCGCGCATCAGGTACAACATAAAGTCGCCGGTAAAGCCTTCTGGCTCAACCGCAGGGCCATGCCGCATGGTTGATGGATGCTGACTTGGCACCGCATAAGCACCATGATGGAATACTAACGCCGAGCTGCTGGGGCTGTGCTTATAACTCAGTACTTCACCAACAATAATGGTGTGATCGCCGCCGTCGTAGGTTTTCCAGGTTCGGCATTCCAGTTGCGCTGCGCAACGTTCAAATAACGGGCAGCCAACCGTGCCATTACTGTATTCAATGTCTTTAAATTTATCCGTGCCGCGACTGGCAAAGCGATTCGACAGGTCAATCTGTTGATTACTAAGGATATTCACTGAGAAGTGCTCACTTTCGCGGAAGGCTTTTAAGCCGTGCGCTTCGTGGCCGATGCTCCAGAGAATCAGTGGCGGGTCGATTGATACAGAGTTAAAGCTGCTGGCTGTCATACCGACCGGGTCGCCATTTTCATCAACGGTCGTCATGACGGTGACGCCTGTAGGGAATTGGCCTAGGGCTCGGCGAAAATCTTTTGCATCAAACGCGTTTTGTGGCATTTAGCATAACCTCGTATCTGTGGTGCGGAAAGGGCCTCCGCAAGTCGCTATTCTTTAATTATATGGCATAAAGAAAGACTGTGACCAATACAAACAGACTTATTACGATTAAGGTTTTTTTA harbors:
- a CDS encoding flavin reductase → MPQNAFDAKDFRRALGQFPTGVTVMTTVDENGDPVGMTASSFNSVSIDPPLILWSIGHEAHGLKAFRESEHFSVNILSNQQIDLSNRFASRGTDKFKDIEYSNGTVGCPLFERCAAQLECRTWKTYDGGDHTIIVGEVLSYKHSPSSSALVFHHGAYAVPSQHPSTMRHGPAVEPEGFTGDFMLYLMREVHTRYGSQLYPKFMQEHGITAEEWRVLSMLSDQEGAMAIEDIVPVVLQPVGRLRDLLEWMAEKGYLAFDGEQKASLTDTGKVLSNDLLTIAKEHEDSVLSQLDEPARRQLKDSLKSVIKQLDNLK